A part of Xenopus tropicalis strain Nigerian chromosome 4, UCB_Xtro_10.0, whole genome shotgun sequence genomic DNA contains:
- the nol8 gene encoding nucleolar protein 8 (The RefSeq protein has 3 substitutions compared to this genomic sequence), protein MEASLKRLYVGGIGPSVTDSELTDRFGKFGKVNDVEIITRKDEKGNPVKAFAYLNISISESDLKKCMSALNKTKWKGGVLQIELAKESFLNRLAQERQEAKNQSILKAEPKKELVQSLQQAGVKDFQMKAAVPGTEVPNHKNWVVSKYGRVLPILHLKGSNKSKIIKYDPSKYCHNIKKLEDTTIDITPISQLTWQLEGGNDEISKKRRGEFPPTKSPSSKKPKIQTSSGTKELNEQTKGNIPKKSILSIKAEPPGEKHNVEGTGIRREINGRVVNRSKWWDESDSEEEMRAILEREKNKLKTGPTIPTDSNLEIVDNNFKMSYNTHWGRREESTFKENQPNCSSKAEDHDEYDSADTDEIISVAKTVKKVKVGSEVKENSLSDEKQFSLTQKQKSNHGSGIKKSQKEKDSESDSESQNDDLWLENSDSYSDEEYDSLMQNCQRLSLTLEDLAQLANSAKETSEDETVEEEAGSSSASQQEVKTSTATPRNKKSGTTPDDIVASLLEDDDGSSDEQLKRQRKKEPPVSLPSFKGVGLLLGTASEQELDALNSKSNSLGSESDSENQDLAHLASTAKETSEDETVEKEAGSSTTNQHEYVKTPTATQRKKKTGTTPDEIVASLLEDDDDKNCDEQRKRKKGSPVKLPAFKGLGSLLGTACKQELDASLNSKSNFLPSTSSAIDVKSSTSDTEQKKAAVEESVLDLNYPTQKLSKSQKNNKVELRQSCSSSSDSSSDESATSSPSPVIPASGHTMAQKNKSSEQVNPSAQNSVALKLQDNEKRLAAMEERRKEREQQKQAIKGALLKLDSQPSLKGKHIVFDSEAESEEDDSVALSTDAMSKPTEKEQSKTAKLFESSDDESDEGDDKGSDDAARFQIKSQYEGRSGEKLMQLQSRFGTDDRFKMDSRFLDSNSEDEEEEENSQKAQADKGGDELSAEKKKNLAILQSLLNINVENPPVSKQASKAKKFKDLNALQYDPTKEDHVAFEAKSEEEEKKESKSQRKKKRLEAEKLPEVSAETYHEVAIDFKEVFGASKPDPASGTTWDQEEEMEGPEKESSAKPQHFSFLSEDKEEPSGFTFSFFDAANESAIKEETYKIETIKPAKVAWQEDPRFQDSSSEGEDDDEPTTEKESKISSETKTLKSTVRFFFFVKDDKRLKEGPKMFFQSSNLAEMEEAWEQRRDFLLEECKKRHKDAKRKVKAKH, encoded by the exons ATGGAAGCATCATTAAAACGACTCTATGTTGGAGGAATTGGGCCCTCTGTTACCGATTCTGAACTCACAGATAGATTTGGAAAATTTGGGAAAGTGAATGATGTGGAAATCATTACCAGGAAAGATGAAAAGG GAAATCCTGTGAAGGCTTTTGCATACCTTAACATCAGCATTTCAGAGTCAGACCTTAAAAAAT GTATGTCAGCCTTAAACAAAACTAAATGGAAAGGAGGTGTGCTGCAGATAGAACTAGCAAAGGAAAGTTTCTTAAACAG ACTTGCACAGGAGAGACAAGAGGCTAAGAATCAATCAATACTAAAAGCAGAGCCGAAAGAAGAGCTGGTACAATCTCTTCAACAAGCTGGAGTCAAAGACTTTCAGATGAAAGCTGCTGTACCAGGTACAGAAGTGCCAAATCATAAG aattGGGTGGTCAGCAAATACGGCAGAGTTCTTCCTATACTCCATCTAAAAGGCAGTAATAAGAGCAAA ATTATAAAATATGATCCTTCAAAATATTGCCACAATATTAAGAAGCTAGAGGACACCACCATTGATATTACACCCATTTCCCAACTTACATGGCAACTGGAAGGTGGGAATGATGAAATAAGCAAGAAACGCAGGGGAGAATTCCCACCTACTAAAAGCCCATCAAGTAAAAAACCCAAAATTCAGACATCATCAGGCACAAAGGAACTTAATGAACAAACTAAAGGCAACATACCCAAGAAGAGCATACTGTCTATAAAAGCAGAGCCCCCAGGTGAAAAACACAATGTTGAGGGTACAGGGATCAGGAGAGAGATCAATGGACGTGTAGTTAACAGGAGTAAATGGTGGGATGAGAGTGATTCTGAAGAAGAGATGAGAGCAATATTAGAGAGAGAAAAGAATAAACTGAAAACAGGCCCCACTATTCCTACTGACTCCAATCTAGAGATTGTTGATAACAATTTTAAAATGAGCTATAATACTCACTGGGGTCGCAGAGAGGAATCCACTTTCAAAGAGAATCAGCCCAACTGTAGCAGCAAAGCTGAGGACCATGATGAATATGATTCAGCAGATACTGATGAGATCATTTCAGTTGCTAAAACTGTCAAAAAGGTAAAAGTTGGTTCAGAGGTCAAGGAGAACAGTCTTAGTGATGAAAAGCAGTTTTCTCTcacacaaaagcaaaaaagtaatCATGGATCAGgaattaaaaaatcacaaaaagaaaaagatagTGAATCAGATTCAGAGAGCCAGAATGATGATTTGTGGTTAGAGAACAGCGACTCCTACTCAGATGAGGAATATGATTCCCTAATGCAAAACTGCCAGCGGCTGTCTCTCACACTAGAGGATTTGGCACAGCTAGCAAATTCAGCTAAAGAGACATCTGAAGATGAAACTGTAGAAGAGGAGGCAGGAAGCAGTTCAGCTAGTCAACAAGAAGTAAAGACAAGTACAGCTACACCGAGGAATAAGAAGAGTGGGACAACTCCAGATGATATTGTGGCCTCCCTATTGGAAGATGATGATGGCAGCTCTGATGAGCAACTCAAACGACAGAGAAAGAAGGAACCTCCAGTCAGTCTTCCATCATTTAAGGGGGTAGGACTACTGCTAGGTACAGCATCTGAACAGGAGCTTGATGCATTGAATTCAAAATCGAACTCTTTAGGTAGCGAGTCAGATTCAGAGAACCAGGATTTGGCGCAGCTAGCAAGCACAGCTAAAGAGACTTCTGAAGATGAAACTGTAGAAAAGGAGGCAGGAAGCAGTACAACTAATCAACATGAATACGTAAAGACACCTACAGCTACACAGAGGAAGAAAAAGACTGGGACAACTCCAGATGAAATTGTGGCCTCCCTATTGGAAGATGACGATGACAAAAACTGTGATGAGCAACGAAAACGAAAGAAAGGATCTCCAGTCAAACTTCCAGCATTTAAGGGGTTAGGATCCCTGCTTGGTACAGCATGTAAACAGCAACTTGATGCTTCACTGAATTCAAAATCTAACTTTTTACCATCCACTTCTTCTGCTATAGATGTAAAGAGCAGCACTAGCGATACAGAGCAAAAAAAAGCAGCTGTGGAGGAATCTGTTCTGGATCTTAATTACCCAACCCAGAAATTGTCAAAATCTCAAAAGAATAATAAAGTTGAATTGAGGCAGAGTTGCAGCAGCAGTAGTGATAGTAGCAGCGATGAAAGTGCCACCTCTAGCCCATCCCCTGTAATCCCAGCAAGTGGCCACACTatggcacagaaaaacaaatcAAGTGAGCAGGTAAACCCCAGTGCCCAAAATTCTGTGGCTCTCAAACTGCAGGACAATGAGAAGAGGCTGGCAGCAATGGAGGAGAGGAGGAAAGAGAGGGAGCAACAGAAGCAAGCGATTAAGGGAGCCCTATTGAAACTG GATTCCCAACCCTCATTGAAGGGCAAACATATTGTGTTTGATTCAGAGGCTGAAAGTGAAGAGGATGATAGTGTGGCCCTGTCCACTGACGCTATGAGTAAACCCACTGAAAAA GAACAAAGTAAAACGGCAAAGCTGTTTGAAAGCAGCGACGATGAGTCTGATGAAGGTGATGATAAAGGAAGTGACGATGCAGCTCGATTTCAGATCAAATCTCAGTATGAAGGACGATCGGGAGAAAAG CTGATGCAGCTACAGTCACGCTTTGGAACAGACGACCGATTTAAAATGGATTCTCGCTTCTTGGATAGCAACAGTGAGGATGAGGAGGAAGAAG AAAATTCACAGAAGGCTCAAGCAGACAAGGGAGGCGATGAACTCTCAGCAGAGAAGAAGAAAAACCTGGCTATTCTGCAAAGTCTGTTAAACATCAATGTAGAGAATCCCCCAGTGAGCAAACAGGCATCAAAGGCCAAGAAGTTCAA AGATCTGAATGCTTTGCAGTATGACCCCACAAAGGAAGACCATGTAGCATTTGAAGCAAAATctgaagaggaagaaaaaaaagaaag CAAATCTCAAAGAAAGAAAAAGCGTCTGGAAGCAGAGAAACTTCCTGAGGTCTCGGCAGAAACCTACCATGAGGTGGCGATTGATTTTAAAGAAGTATTTGGAGCATCCAAGCCTGACCCAGCTTCTGGAACCACGTGGGATCAAGAGGAGGAGATGGAAGGACCAGAAAAGGAAAGCTCTGCCAAACCACAACATTTCAGTTTCCTGTCTGAGGACAAAGAGGAGCCTAGTGGATTCACATTCTCCTTTTTTGATGCTGCAAATGAGAGTGCCATAAAAGAGG
- the nol8 gene encoding nucleolar protein 8 isoform X1 encodes MEASLKRLYVGGIGPSVTDSELTDRFGKFGKVNDVEIITRKDEKGNPVKAFAYLNISISESDLKKCMSALNKTKWKGGVLQIELAKESFLNRLAQERQEAKNQSILKAEPKEELVQSLQQAGVKDFQMKAAVPGTEVPNHKNWVVSKYGRVLPILHLKGSNKSKIIKYDPSKYCHNIKKLEDTTIDITPISQLTWQLEGGNDEISKKRRGEFPPTKSPSSKKPKIQTSSGTKELNEQTKGNIPKKSILSIKAEPPGEKHNVEGTGIRREINGRVVNRSKWWDESDSEEEMRAILEREKNKLKTGPTIPTDSNLEIVDNNFKMSYNTHWGRREESTFKENQPNCSSKAEDHDEYDSADTDEIISVAKTVKKVKVGSEVKENSLSDEKQFSLTQKQKSNHGSGIKKSQKEKDSESDSESQNDDLWLENSDSYSDEEYDSLMQNCQRLSLTLEDLAQLANSAKETSEDETVEEEAGSSSASQQEVKTSTATPRNKKSGTTPDDIVASLLEDDDGSSDEQLKRQRKKEPPVSLPSFKGVGLLLGTASEQELDALNSKSNSLGSESDSENQDLAQLASTAKETSEDETVEKEAGSSTTNQHEYVKTPTATQRKKKTGTTPDEIVASLLEDDDDKNCDEQRKRKKGSPVKLPAFKGLGSLLGTACKQQLDASLNSKSNFLPSTSSAIDVKSSTSDTEQKKAAVEESVLDLNYPTQKLSKSQKNNKVELRQSCSSSSDSSSDESATSSPSPVIPASGHTMAQKNKSSEQVNPSAQNSVALKLQDNEKRLAAMEERRKEREQQKQAIKGALLKLDSQPSLKGKHIVFDSEAESEEDDSVALSTDAMSKPTEKEQSKTAKLFESSDDESDEGDDKGSDDAARFQIKSQYEGRSGEKLMQLQSRFGTDDRFKMDSRFLDSNSEDEEEEENSQKAQADKGGDELSAEKKKNLAILQSLLNINVENPPVSKQASKAKKFKDLNALQYDPTKEDHVAFEAKSEEEEKKESKSQRKKKRLEAEKLPEVSAETYHEVAIDFKEVFGASKPDPASGTTWDQEEEMEGPEKESSAKPQHFSFLSEDKEEPSGFTFSFFDAANESAIKEETYKIETIKPAKVAWQEDPRFQDSSSEGEDDDEPTTEKESKISSETKTLKSTVRFFFFVKDDKRLKEGPKMFFQSSNLAEMEEAWEQRRDFLLEECKKRHKDAKRKVKAKH; translated from the exons ATGGAAGCATCATTAAAACGACTCTATGTTGGAGGAATTGGGCCCTCTGTTACCGATTCTGAACTCACAGATAGATTTGGAAAATTTGGGAAAGTGAATGATGTGGAAATCATTACCAGGAAAGATGAAAAGG GAAATCCTGTGAAGGCTTTTGCATACCTTAACATCAGCATTTCAGAGTCAGACCTTAAAAAAT GTATGTCAGCCTTAAACAAAACTAAATGGAAAGGAGGTGTGCTGCAGATAGAACTAGCAAAGGAAAGTTTCTTAAACAG ACTTGCACAGGAGAGACAAGAGGCTAAGAATCAATCAATACTAAAAGCAGAGCCGAAAGAAGAGCTGGTACAATCTCTTCAACAAGCTGGAGTCAAAGACTTTCAGATGAAAGCTGCTGTACCAGGTACAGAAGTGCCAAATCATAAG aattGGGTGGTCAGCAAATACGGCAGAGTTCTTCCTATACTCCATCTAAAAGGCAGTAATAAGAGCAAA ATTATAAAATATGATCCTTCAAAATATTGCCACAATATTAAGAAGCTAGAGGACACCACCATTGATATTACACCCATTTCCCAACTTACATGGCAACTGGAAGGTGGGAATGATGAAATAAGCAAGAAACGCAGGGGAGAATTCCCACCTACTAAAAGCCCATCAAGTAAAAAACCCAAAATTCAGACATCATCAGGCACAAAGGAACTTAATGAACAAACTAAAGGCAACATACCCAAGAAGAGCATACTGTCTATAAAAGCAGAGCCCCCAGGTGAAAAACACAATGTTGAGGGTACAGGGATCAGGAGAGAGATCAATGGACGTGTAGTTAACAGGAGTAAATGGTGGGATGAGAGTGATTCTGAAGAAGAGATGAGAGCAATATTAGAGAGAGAAAAGAATAAACTGAAAACAGGCCCCACTATTCCTACTGACTCCAATCTAGAGATTGTTGATAACAATTTTAAAATGAGCTATAATACTCACTGGGGTCGCAGAGAGGAATCCACTTTCAAAGAGAATCAGCCCAACTGTAGCAGCAAAGCTGAGGACCATGATGAATATGATTCAGCAGATACTGATGAGATCATTTCAGTTGCTAAAACTGTCAAAAAGGTAAAAGTTGGTTCAGAGGTCAAGGAGAACAGTCTTAGTGATGAAAAGCAGTTTTCTCTcacacaaaagcaaaaaagtaatCATGGATCAGgaattaaaaaatcacaaaaagaaaaagatagTGAATCAGATTCAGAGAGCCAGAATGATGATTTGTGGTTAGAGAACAGCGACTCCTACTCAGATGAGGAATATGATTCCCTAATGCAAAACTGCCAGCGGCTGTCTCTCACACTAGAGGATTTGGCACAGCTAGCAAATTCAGCTAAAGAGACATCTGAAGATGAAACTGTAGAAGAGGAGGCAGGAAGCAGTTCAGCTAGTCAACAAGAAGTAAAGACAAGTACAGCTACACCGAGGAATAAGAAGAGTGGGACAACTCCAGATGATATTGTGGCCTCCCTATTGGAAGATGATGATGGCAGCTCTGATGAGCAACTCAAACGACAGAGAAAGAAGGAACCTCCAGTCAGTCTTCCATCATTTAAGGGGGTAGGACTACTGCTAGGTACAGCATCTGAACAGGAGCTTGATGCATTGAATTCAAAATCGAACTCTTTAGGTAGCGAGTCAGATTCAGAGAACCAGGATTTGGCGCAGCTAGCAAGCACAGCTAAAGAGACTTCTGAAGATGAAACTGTAGAAAAGGAGGCAGGAAGCAGTACAACTAATCAACATGAATACGTAAAGACACCTACAGCTACACAGAGGAAGAAAAAGACTGGGACAACTCCAGATGAAATTGTGGCCTCCCTATTGGAAGATGACGATGACAAAAACTGTGATGAGCAACGAAAACGAAAGAAAGGATCTCCAGTCAAACTTCCAGCATTTAAGGGGTTAGGATCCCTGCTTGGTACAGCATGTAAACAGCAACTTGATGCTTCACTGAATTCAAAATCTAACTTTTTACCATCCACTTCTTCTGCTATAGATGTAAAGAGCAGCACTAGCGATACAGAGCAAAAAAAAGCAGCTGTGGAGGAATCTGTTCTGGATCTTAATTACCCAACCCAGAAATTGTCAAAATCTCAAAAGAATAATAAAGTTGAATTGAGGCAGAGTTGCAGCAGCAGTAGTGATAGTAGCAGCGATGAAAGTGCCACCTCTAGCCCATCCCCTGTAATCCCAGCAAGTGGCCACACTatggcacagaaaaacaaatcAAGTGAGCAGGTAAACCCCAGTGCCCAAAATTCTGTGGCTCTCAAACTGCAGGACAATGAGAAGAGGCTGGCAGCAATGGAGGAGAGGAGGAAAGAGAGGGAGCAACAGAAGCAAGCGATTAAGGGAGCCCTATTGAAACTG GATTCCCAACCCTCATTGAAGGGCAAACATATTGTGTTTGATTCAGAGGCTGAAAGTGAAGAGGATGATAGTGTGGCCCTGTCCACTGACGCTATGAGTAAACCCACTGAAAAA GAACAAAGTAAAACGGCAAAGCTGTTTGAAAGCAGCGACGATGAGTCTGATGAAGGTGATGATAAAGGAAGTGACGATGCAGCTCGATTTCAGATCAAATCTCAGTATGAAGGACGATCGGGAGAAAAG CTGATGCAGCTACAGTCACGCTTTGGAACAGACGACCGATTTAAAATGGATTCTCGCTTCTTGGATAGCAACAGTGAGGATGAGGAGGAAGAAG AAAATTCACAGAAGGCTCAAGCAGACAAGGGAGGCGATGAACTCTCAGCAGAGAAGAAGAAAAACCTGGCTATTCTGCAAAGTCTGTTAAACATCAATGTAGAGAATCCCCCAGTGAGCAAACAGGCATCAAAGGCCAAGAAGTTCAA AGATCTGAATGCTTTGCAGTATGACCCCACAAAGGAAGACCATGTAGCATTTGAAGCAAAATctgaagaggaagaaaaaaaagaaag CAAATCTCAAAGAAAGAAAAAGCGTCTGGAAGCAGAGAAACTTCCTGAGGTCTCGGCAGAAACCTACCATGAGGTGGCGATTGATTTTAAAGAAGTATTTGGAGCATCCAAGCCTGACCCAGCTTCTGGAACCACGTGGGATCAAGAGGAGGAGATGGAAGGACCAGAAAAGGAAAGCTCTGCCAAACCACAACATTTCAGTTTCCTGTCTGAGGACAAAGAGGAGCCTAGTGGATTCACATTCTCCTTTTTTGATGCTGCAAATGAGAGTGCCATAAAAGAGG